The following is a genomic window from Hymenobacter chitinivorans DSM 11115.
GAGGGTAAAAAAAGCGGTACTCGCAGCAGCAACTCGGAAGCGGCTGACTTCGCTGAGGCGGCGAAGTGGGGACAAAAGTAGTTGGTTGACCCAAACGGCGCAAGTGGAAACAGGTTTTTTCTGCGAAAAAGGCGTGTCAAGCGGCCCTCACAGCCGCTGACGAACTAGTAATCAGGATACAAGGAGTCAAAAAAAATTTGCACGCTCTTTGCAAAGCGGCCCCGAACGGCTGAGCTTCGTAGCCGCGGTTCATTTGCGGTTCATGCCCGACAGCTGAACTTTAGCCCGGGCAACCGGGCGGGCCGCCACAGATCAGATTCTGCGGCCCTTTTTCCTCACCTCCTCACGCGCACTACTTTATGGATCAGACCCGGGAAGCGTTGGTAAAGCCAACGAGTAACACGGCTGCTTTCTTTGCTCACCTCGCCGAGCGCATCACCAAGTTTTCGGGCACCACCCTGGCCTTTTGCCTGGCCCTGGGGCTGGTGCTGCTCTGGGCCCTCACCGGGCCGCTGTTCCAGTACTCCGAGACCTGGCAGCTGGTCATCAACACGGGTACCACCATCATTACCTTCCTGATGGTATTTCTCATTCAGCGGGCCCAGAACAAGGATTCCCTGGTGCTGCACCTGAAACTCAACGAGCTGATTGCCGCCACCAAGGGCGCCAGCAACCGCCTGATCAACTCCCAGGACTTTACGGAGGACGAAATCAACATTCTGCACCAGTACTACTGCCTGCTGGCCGAAAAGGCCCAGAAGGAAAACGACCTGGGCCGAACCCACACGGTGGAAGAAGCCGAGGAAAACCACCAGGAAAAGGTGGAGGCCCACCACAGCAAGAAGGCCGTGGCCCACCACGGCTAGGGCACGAAAAAGCCCCGGTACCGCAACGG
Proteins encoded in this region:
- a CDS encoding low affinity iron permease family protein; translation: MDQTREALVKPTSNTAAFFAHLAERITKFSGTTLAFCLALGLVLLWALTGPLFQYSETWQLVINTGTTIITFLMVFLIQRAQNKDSLVLHLKLNELIAATKGASNRLINSQDFTEDEINILHQYYCLLAEKAQKENDLGRTHTVEEAEENHQEKVEAHHSKKAVAHHG